The window GTGCCGAATCTACCCTTTCGTTTCGACTTGGAACGTGCTGTCGACGACTGGATCTTCATGTGCTGTTTCGTTGGTAACGATTTCCTACCTCATCTTCCGGCTCTCGAGATTAGGGAGCATGGAATCGACACCTTGACCAAGATTTGGAAGGATAATCTGCCAGTCATGGGTGGCTATGTTACCAAGGATGGCCATATTGATCTCGAAAGAGCTCAGGTCATCTTGGATGGCCTGGCGCAGCAAGAAGACAATATTTTCAAACGAcgaaaagaacaagaggatcGACGTGAAGCTAACTTCAAACGAAGAAAGCTCCAGAATGAGGTCAATGGTCGCGGAGGACGTCAGGGCGGTCCTAGCCATCCGAAAAAGATCAACGGCCACGAAAATCCTGAAAATGGTCTACCGCTCCAGGCCGTGGGGGCATACACTGGCCGACACGAACAAACACTGACCCACGATATGGTGGTGAATCGCAGCACTGCACCGGATGCGAACGTTGCTAATAAAAGTGCTGCCAGTGTGCTTAAAGCGCAGCTCCAATCGCAAAAGTCGCTCTCCAATCCAAAGCCCGAGAATCCTGAGCAGGAGTCCCCTTCAGCTCTTGGCAAACGAAAGGCGTCGAGCATCGAAGAAGGAAACAGTTCAGTTCCTGATGCAGCCAGTGTGTCTACCCCATCGACCTCGGCTGAAGAGGGCCCTGTCGACGATGTGCGCCTATGGGAGGATGGTTATGCCGACCGGTATtatgagaagaagttccatAAAGACCCCAAAGACATTGAATTTCGTCATGGGGTCGGTCGAGCGTATGTCGAGGGGCTCGCCTGGGTCTTATTGTACTACTTCCAGGGCTGTCCATCTTGGGAATGGTACTACCCATACCACTACGCACCGTTCGCAGCCGATTTCAAagacattgccaagatgaacatTTCCTTCGAGAAGGGGCGGGTATCCAAGCCTTTCGAACAGCTGATGAGTGTCTTGCCAGCTGCATCAAGACACGCTCTACCCGAGGTCTTTCATGATCTCATGCTCAACCCCGAGAGCAACATCATAGACTTCTATCCTGAAGACTTTGAAATCGACCTGAACGGAAAGAAATTCGCCTGGCAAGGAGTTGCGTTGCTTCCGTTTATTGAGATGCCACGACTCTTGGCAGCAGTTCAATCCAAGTACCCGGAACTCAGTGCAGCAGATTCTGCGCGTAACGAGATGGGCAGAGATGTTCTGATTTTTTCGGAAGGTCACGAGAGCCTGTATGATGAGGTCCTGACTAAATTTTATTCCAAGAAGCAGGGCGATTCCAAATTCAAGCTGAACCCAAAGAAGAGTGATGGCCTGTCGGGCAGagtggagaagaaagagggtTATGTTCCCCATAGCGAGCTGAAGTATCCTCTGGAACGAAACAGTATGCCCGATTTAGACTATGACAGATCAGTCAGGTATGTACTTAGGGTCCTTTGTCTATTATTATCAGTTGGCTAACCGTAGCAGTGTGTATTACGACTTCCCCCAAGCATCGCAAACGCACAAGTCGATGCTCCTTCGTGGAGTGCAACTCCCAACGCCTGCCCTCACACAGAATGACATACAGGACATGCGGAGCAGGGCGAATCGCGGAGGTAGGGGCGGCTTTGGTCGCGGCCATGATCGAGGTGGCTACAACGGACCTGGCATGACGCGTGGTTCACAATACAACCGCAATCAGGGAGGATACGGCCGAGGTAACGGTCATTACCCTCCCGCACCAGCATCTCACGTCCCTCCACCACCAGGAGCCCCCGGGTTCGGGATTGGAGTGCCACCtccgccaccaccaaacagcTACCACAATCAGCCATATGATAACCGATACGGAGCCTCTTCAGGTTACAACCAGTACAGAGGCCCTCCTCACCCAGCCAATGGTGCCCCAGGGtaccatggccatggcgacGCTTCTTCCGAAAGAGGTCGAGGCTCAGGAGGCTACAGTTCCCGAGGCCGTTATCGAGACAATCGGTCGTATAGGTAGTTGGCGGAATAGGTGACCAGATGTTGAACAGACATATAGTGACCTTTCATACTCTAGATGGTGTTAGTCTAGAACTGAGGGGCTCAGATTTGCAAGGGCATGCTGCATCACAAAAAACTGGGCAGGAAAACGTTTGACTTGGCCTCATGCCCCTTGACCATTAAGTGCGTTTTGATGTATCGCCGAAGTTGAATGGCATACATTGACGACTATAGTAACATTGAACATTTGAGCTTGGTCATGAAGGGGAAGACAATGTTTTCGAGTTAGAATAGTTAGAGGCGCTGTAAAGAAGTTGAACGAATATGCATGCAATTATGGATTGGCTTTTATCGCCATTCATGAAAAATCAAGACGCTCGTAGTCATGTTGTGATACATTCCATGTCGTTGAAGTCTGAAAACGGTCAGCTCTCCTTGCGCTTGTACCACCGGGCAAGCGTGTGGGGACATGTTCGCGGGGTTTGGAACAACCTAGCACTAGCAAGCGACCCTTGGAGGAACCAGGACAACTCCCAAACTTGATTCCTCCTAAACTTGAACACGTTCAATGCTGCCCCGAAGATGAATGGCGACGCAAGCCTAGTCGGCTGTCTTGTCGACAGGCTCGCCACCAGAGTAAGTTAGAATAGTGTCCCTGTGGCAGTTCACACCCCCCTTTGAAGCTTTGGTCGACTGATATCGGGCACCTATCGACAGCTCCCCCATCGAGCTGGCACAAGCGGCCAGACCTTACAACAAGACGATGTTCTCCACGTTACCAGAGCTACTCTGGTCGAGCTCGGGAATACTTCGATCGCTAAAGTCATCGCATCACTCCTGGTCCTactcgaggatcttgcgcGCCCATATACAATTGTCGCCGACCATCCAAGCCATATCCTAGCTTCCGAGCTCTACGTTGTCGCCGTTA is drawn from Fusarium graminearum PH-1 chromosome 3, whole genome shotgun sequence and contains these coding sequences:
- a CDS encoding 5'-3' exoribonuclease 2, which gives rise to MGIPAAFRWLSTRYPKIISPVIEDQPLVMEDGSTIPVDTTRPNPNGEEFDNLYLDMNGIVHPCSHPEDRPAPKDEEEMMMEVFRYTDRVVNMVRPRKILMIAVDGVAPRAKMNQQRSRRFRSAQEAQEKEQDKQELIKMLKQQNGGNLSTESLETVTKKAFDSNSITPGTPFMDILALSLRYWCQYKLNTDPGWAKLKIIISDATVPGEGEHKIMNFVRSQRASPDHDPNTRHVIYGLDADLIMLGLATHEPHFRVLREDVFFQDQKARLCKICGQKGHDAQNCRGEEKKKDGEHDEKDKGVALKPFIWLHVAVLREYLAVELGVPNLPFRFDLERAVDDWIFMCCFVGNDFLPHLPALEIREHGIDTLTKIWKDNLPVMGGYVTKDGHIDLERAQVILDGLAQQEDNIFKRRKEQEDRREANFKRRKLQNEVNGRGGRQGGPSHPKKINGHENPENGLPLQAVGAYTGRHEQTLTHDMVVNRSTAPDANVANKSAASVLKAQLQSQKSLSNPKPENPEQESPSALGKRKASSIEEGNSSVPDAASVSTPSTSAEEGPVDDVRLWEDGYADRYYEKKFHKDPKDIEFRHGVGRAYVEGLAWVLLYYFQGCPSWEWYYPYHYAPFAADFKDIAKMNISFEKGRVSKPFEQLMSVLPAASRHALPEVFHDLMLNPESNIIDFYPEDFEIDLNGKKFAWQGVALLPFIEMPRLLAAVQSKYPELSAADSARNEMGRDVLIFSEGHESLYDEVLTKFYSKKQGDSKFKLNPKKSDGLSGRVEKKEGYVPHSELKYPLERNSMPDLDYDRSVSVYYDFPQASQTHKSMLLRGVQLPTPALTQNDIQDMRSRANRGGRGGFGRGHDRGGYNGPGMTRGSQYNRNQGGYGRGNGHYPPAPASHVPPPPGAPGFGIGVPPPPPPNSYHNQPYDNRYGASSGYNQYRGPPHPANGAPGYHGHGDASSERGRGSGGYSSRGRYRDNRSYR